Proteins encoded together in one Impatiens glandulifera chromosome 1, dImpGla2.1, whole genome shotgun sequence window:
- the LOC124922684 gene encoding tubby-like F-box protein 11 codes for MKFGRAYRSRSLKVVQDCSVSLAPPPPDKEKDVIRQSCWSNMPQELLIEVLARIEASENSWPLRKNVVACAGVCRSWREVMKEIVRTPEISGKLTFPISVKQPGPRDSLFQCFIRRNPSTQTFRLYLNLTQALADDGKFLLASRKFRHATCTDYFISLNTNDMSRDSRAYVGKLRANFLGTKFTIYDSVPPHAGAKMSKSCSAKLVGSKQVSPRAPAGNYPVAHISYELNMLGSRGPRRMNCVVDAIPASAIGPEGMAPTQTEFPHSKNNDSLTQPSSLSKSISMENSSSSSGHYLNLLDRDNNKPLVLRNKSPRWHEQLQCWCLNFHGRVTVASVKNFQLVASADQNGPEQENVILQFGKVGKDVFTMDYRYPISAFQAFAISLSSFDTKIACE; via the exons ATGAAATTTGGCCGTGCGTATAGATCGAGGTCGCTCAAGGTTGTTCAGGATTGTTCTGTTTCACTGGCTCCTCCTCCACCTGATAAGGAGAAGGATGTAATTAGACAGAGTTGTTGGTCGAATATGCCGCAGGAGTTGTTGATTGAGGTATTAGCGAGGATAGAGGCGTCGGAAAACAGTTGGCCTCTGAGAAAGAATGTGGTTGCTTGTGCCGGAGTTTGCCGGAGTTGGAGAGAAGTTATGAAAGAGATTGTTAGAACACCGGAGATCTCTGGAAAGTTAACCTTCCCAATTTCCGTTAAGCAG CCTGGTCCAAGAGATTCTCTTTTCCAGTGTTTTATAAGACGGAATCCATCTACACAAACATTCCGTCTTTACCTTAACTTAACTCAAG CACTTGCAGATGATGGGAAATTCCTGCTGGCTTCTCGAAAATTCAGGCATGCCACCTGCACCGACTACTTCATCTCATTGAATACTAACGATATGTCAAGAGATAGTCGTGCTTATGTTGGGAAACTAAG AGCCAATTTCCTGGGAACCAAGTTCACAATATATGATAGCGTTCCACCTCATGCGGGAGCAAAAATGTCAAAGAGTTGCTCTGCTAAGCTTGTAGGTTCAAAACAAGTGTCCCCCAGAGCTCCTGCAGGCAATTATCCAGTGGCTCACATCTCCTACGAGTTGAATATGTTGGGTTCCAG GGGTCCAAGAAGAATGAACTGCGTGGTGGATGCAATTCCTGCTTCAGCTATTGGACCTGAAGGAATGGCTCCTACTCAGACTGAGTTCCCTCATAGCAAAAACAATGATTCATTGACTCAACCATCTTCCCTATCAAAATCAATCTCTATGGAGAACTCCTCTTCTTCTAGTGGACATTACTTGAATCTTCTTGATAGAGACAATAACAAACCACTGGTACTGAGAAATAAGTCTCCAAGATGGCATGAACAGCTTCAGTGCTGGTGTCTGAATTTTCACGGAAGGGTAACAGTTGCTTCGGTTAAAAATTTCCAGTTGGTGGCTTCGGCTGATCAGAATGGTCCAGAACAAGAGAATGTAATCCTCCAGTTTGGAAAAGTTGGGAAAGATGTGTTTACTATGGACTACAGATACCCAATATCAGCATTCCAGGCGTTTGCAATTAGCCTTAGCAGTTTTGACACCAAGATTGCTTGTGAATGA